The DNA region ACGCGGGTTACATTTGAGCGTGTCTGAACAAATAATTTTGTGTGAATCTGTGGtatcttttcattcattttttttaaatatccaaATGAAACATAATAAAGCGCACTGATTTTAGAGTTGTATTTTGTATACTTTTCATGCATTTTATTGAATTACATATGCGCGTTACTATATCTTTGTTTTAAGTTGTATACATTAATTCACATAGAGGTAGTTCACTGGTTCAGTGTACCAATGATAATAGTAAGCCTAAACTCTGTCCAAATGTATTTATACAAcatattttctgaaatttatttaataaaatcaggCTGCAATTGTTTTACACTTACCCACTTGATATGAatagaaaatgaacagttcggGGAATAAGGCCATGTCAAATTATCATACATTGAATAAAACCTTATCTTTTTTAAGACAGAAACACTTTTTTATAGTATGTGACTTTGTGGATGCAtgttattttgatctttttcaTAGATTCAAGCATAAAAATCAACACACATTATAACTTTTTAAACGATcgattgttttattataaagaaAACATGTCAGAGTACTTGCCCAGGtgatattaaatataatgaGCTTTTTCATCAGAAAAATGTGATCCAAGATGAACAAAAAAAGAGTCCCATTTAGTATGTAAAATAGCTATACCATGCAGGCATTAATTTAAccaccaaaagaaaaaaatgtcaacatggtTTTCAGAAAAAACAATCACCTTATAAAcgattatttagtttttaaagttcattattcatttttgttaCCAATATCATATTGCTTTGTAGTAAAAAGACTCACTATACAGTTGGCCAAATACAGAAATCAAGAGCTCAAGGATGAAGAAGAGGTAACAAGCTGAAACATTATCCATATATATGTTGTtatacttttaaattaattagaTTGATACAGAACTTTGCAGGAACACTATATGTATGTGaacaattttgaacatttttcataatagACAATATATCAAACTATCAGTAgctgtatattacatgtatgttttgatTTCTTCAACACAATATCTCAGATATCATGGATATTGTTGAACTTATTTGGACATTCCAACTATTTAATCTTCAAGGCATTAGTATTCTTAGAAATCAATTTTTCCTTGGATACCCCACAGTTTTCACTCCTTTAGTTTGAGTTAATGAGTTTTGACTCAGTTTgcatattgtataaaatttgatatatgaaTTGAGTGCTGGTAATTAGAAAACGTTTTTCTACTTCAGACACCTCTTGATCAACCAGGTCCCCCTGCACCATGGTTAACAGACAAAAGGTACTACATTCATTGCATCTTACTTCAATGCATGCTTCTGAAATTGTAAAACATTGTAGTGTTTTATAGCATTTATTTCATCAACTTACTGGTAGACAAAAATTTGTTGCTTGTTCTTTTGTTCACGAGTGTCAGTAATTGCTCTGTCAATGGTAAAGAATGCCAATTTTCTTTCTGTTACTAAATAAGTGCTTGAAActtgaatttgttttattacagtGTCTTGTCTCCACTCATAGAAGAATATGATCAACAGATTCAACAACTGGAAgaagagagagatattttaaaGGTTTTGCCCttgcaaaatatttatgttcaagtttttttaaagttgaatgAGTATTCATTTTATATCTTTTAGTTGTTGTTTTAGTgtggaatattgtttttttgcAATTATCAGTAAACTTTGAGTTAAAACATATcctttacatgtaatatcataaAGTTATACATAGATAAATATTTCTCTAATGTTGTTTTAATCCTTATGATTAGCTGTTTTACTTGAGCTAGCATTATTCTTTCTTAGGATGAACTGGCTCGCTTAAAACCAGAATTTGAAAGATTGATCTCAGAGAATAATAAGCTAGTCCAAGATTTAAGGAAAACTGTTGAGAACCAGTTAGGAGGAGCGAGCGATGGAGAGTTCTCTCCCTCTAACGACCAGGAGCAAATCCTCCAGAATCTGCAAATGCAGGCAGAGAGTGCGTTACAGGTATAAGAAGTGACTAAGTAAAACAAATAGAAATAGACCCAAACACTGTCTTGCAGCAACAATATGGACTGCCCAAGCAAATAACcttattgtaacataaaatgttTCGCAGAAACCATTTTTTTGCAACCGAGTGAATATGGATACATTGTAATTTTAAGCAAATGTTATAAACATTAGAAGAATGGTTCAGGATGAGAAATATTGGTGACAATGAGATGAATTAAATCTTGCCAAATGGTTCTTAGTAGTTACACATGTATTATGTTCTATCTGCTTTAGTGTAGATAATGTAGTATGTAAGCATGCAAATCAAAGAGCTACAAAACTTACACTTTCATTtacttttctttgtttttcaggAGAAAGATGCTGCCTTGGATAGATGGCAGGAAGCAGACCAGGAAATTGATCGCCTTCAGAGAGAACTACAGGTACAGGCTAACACAAGTTTGATAATGTATAAAGAAATTTACCTAATCTGGAActcaatttaaagaaaaaagtgatttttattgatatatgttTGTCATTTGACTTTTCATTGATCTAGATATTGTATTTGTGATTATACTGTATGTGCATTTACTGATAAGCAGTGTATGATATTAAATATGActgaaattgatatttaaaatttttttaataatagaaTGAAAAGGACAGTCACCAGTGGAGGGTTGTTGAACAACAGGCCCACCAGGTATATGCACATGTGTCTGTTATATGTGTCAGgaaaataaaaggattttttttaaatcagcaaTGTGtgcttttcttgattttaagcTGATTATAATTTTTTGCATTTAGTTTAGAATCCACAGTATTTTACATTATCCACGAATAATAGAATCTTCAAATGATATCTTCGTTTACAGATGCAGTCGGAATACTATGAGACAGTCACAGTGTTAAATAAAGAAATCGAAGCATTACAGAATGACTTGCGGTAAGTAATGGAACGTACTTTGCCATACatcatgtacatgaatattttattattttgaactgTGTGTATGAGATATCATGATTTTgagataattaatttttttgacaGGTCCACTCGAGACCAACTGGACATGGCTAACACAGAGGTCAGAGAGCTAAAGAGATCCAACAAAGATATTGAGCAGCAACTTATATGGAAGGTACTTATAGTTCCTTCTTAAAGAAATTCTAGCTGTTTGTATTTCTTGTAATGATTGCATACCAATTGCAACATTACTCTATCTTGTATTGTTTTCATGCCAATTGCTCTATCTTCCTTGCAACCACCAGACTGAGTTGTGTTCATAACTCTATAAATGCAGTTGCTCTTGtcaaaggttttaaaaaagtaaatcaaaactaaaatacaaacaaatgtAGTGGACAATACTACAGTGATTACAGCATtgtgaatagcaactgctctgcgtATGGACCCTGATGCAGCAATATGTATCAGTGAATATGCCAGCCAAGCTATGGCAGTTTATATAGCAATGTTCGCTGAATGCTTAAATGTCTTTAAATGTGAGCATCCACTTTAAAAATTAGGTGCAAGCATATATAAATACTCCAAATATTTGCATAGGACACTGACTCTTAAACCTCTTGCATTAATCCAATAACAGATTACTGATCATAATCCCATTAATATTAACCTGTGATAAAGGAATCTCATATTTACCGGTACATGGATTTAATTGCATTTGATCTAGATGTATTAATTAAGTTTAGAGATAAATTTAAGGAATTTTTGACTCTCAATGCAGGACCAAGAAATAGCCGATGTCATCTTCAAGGAAGGAATGTCAGATTCCAGAGTAGGGGAACTGAAGAAAATAATGGATGACACCTCACAGAAGTAAGTAGCATAGAACAACATCTAGTTCATTTTGTTTAGCCACTGTTTGTTTTACTTAGATGAgacatttggggggggggttacttaataaaaagaatttatgaATAGAATAATTAGGTTATAAGTTTTGACTGTTAAATGGTTGGGTTTCTGACTTTGGTTATAATCATGTTTTCACAAAATGCCTACTTCTGTTTGCTTGCAGGTTGTCATCCGCATTGAAAGAGTTGGACAATGTCAAGGCAGAGAAGATTGCATTGGAAGTCAGAGTTACAGAGCTGAAAAAACGGGGGTAagttgtaaaatacatgtacatgtactacatgtttTTTGGTTCATAAACCTTTTACAAATACGTGTTCTGTATTtgaatatgtggaatgtaatcGTATGATCATGTTTAGGAGTGTCTTTTTTTCACCTTAAAAATTTGTCATTATCATTTAAGGGATGAGTTAGAGAAGAAAGAGTTTGATTATGTGGCTCAGGTCAGGGATGCTGTACAGATGGTGGAGAATTCAGTAATAGAGAAAGACCAGGTTAGAGCAGTCACCACTGTTGGAAACCCATGACCAGTCTTACATAAGCTTTTAAATTAATACTGGTTTCGACCAACTCGCTGAAATTTTTTATTCCccattaataatttttatttcaaaccacTTTTTCATACTCTCACAAACTATATTTTACCAATACCACTTCTGCCTGTGCATGCATCTGTAAACAACTGCATGTTTTcaagctgcaggtctgtagctcccggtttGAAAAAATTCGCATGAATGActtgggagctacagtgcctcccataatCAAACCAAAACTaatgcaattttttgtgcgccatAGATGTTTtgctatgggaggcactgtatcTCCCAGGTCGATGATCTGAGTTTTTTCAGatcgggagctacagacctgcagccaCATGTTTTCATAACATGtcctttatttttattaccCGAAAAAGCTGAAGAGTTTTGTTCTAATATTGATGCATTAATAATGGTATTTATGAAAACATGAAAAGTTCATTGAGTTGGTCCAAGGTCAGCAAGCAAGACTATATATATAAGTGATGGGTTTCCAAAGATGGAGCAACCACATTCATGTGTATGGTGATCATTTGACCACTGTCATTTgtcaattttacatatttttcatttctcatCATATAATAAGTTAATAACTGATGTAAAGCGAAATTGAATTACTGCTAcataatatgaatgaatttcaGTCCCATATATTTCTCAACTTCTTTCCTGTTTTGAATTGCTTTTTGAGATCCTTGTTTCACATTTTGATAGAATTAAAATTCTAGGCTtgtatgttgaaaaaaaaacagtatgGCATTACAAGTACATTTATATAATCTTTTGTATATTCTGTCCATAAAAGACTTagtgaaataattttttccaaACTTGATTTAACTTAACAGGCTGAAATGGAGGTTAAACAAAAAGAAGAGGAGATAGAGAAACTACAAGAGGCTCTGAATAAACTGATCAATGATGCTGGGGTCAGAACAAGACAAGAGGTATGTATCATTTATTTCAGTGCTGTACTAATTAAACAAGTCCCTGGTAAATCTACCCGACAGTTGTTACAGAATAACCTATATATGTATCATTTGTAGGTGGACAGTGTCAGAAAACAGTGCAATGAGAGAATTTCAAAACTGACGGTGGAACTGCACACACTGGAAATGGTACGAGTCAATGATTATTTGATCATTGTGCAATGAATTAAGATAAACTGAACAGCATTTAGTTTGAAGATAGGCTATGTCACTCttagaatttgaattttttaaaatgtatatatagattTAAAAGATCAATTTATCATAAAGAGTTTATGCTGTATATATCAAGGGAAGTAACTCATCCCACTGAATTTAAAGTAGGTacattaagaattttaaaataacatgcAATTTCACTTAATTTTCTCATGTGACTTGGGTTATGTTTTAGGACAATGCAGAGAAAGAAGAACAGATAAAGCGGGCTCTACGAGACAAGCGTAATGTTGAAGCTGAGTTAGAGAAGGTAGgattttttgtttatgattAGTAATAAATTGATGAACATTGCAGGGAGAGGTATATATGCAGCctacaccgtgaaatattttctcaaatcagcagaaaattacttgattgtgatagatatcataatggataagaagtatttaagtctaatAGGCAAAAAAGTGTGCAATTTTGGacgaaaaaatacattttcgaaaatttaattcactaaacataaacaaaagctccaggcggatttgaactcatgatctgccattcagaagcccaatactttaaccactgagctacgacgatatacaaacGAAtggaacgatataaacagtttaacaaaatatttaaatcgccatcttgtgatgaagtgtcttaaaaagtataagtctgggtgtagtgaggtaccttaagagaggattttgaaaattgatatcGATACTCTTTGTGTTGTACAGGTTATAAAGGAAGGCTATGCTCAAGCAGTCAAAGACAAGGGGGCTTATGAGGACATCAACAGAAGAGCTATACAGGCTGAGAGAATGCGGGATGAACTCCTAGTCAAAGTCGATAACCTGACTAGTTCACTCAGAAGAGAGGAAATGAAGTAGGT from Crassostrea angulata isolate pt1a10 chromosome 7, ASM2561291v2, whole genome shotgun sequence includes:
- the LOC128192818 gene encoding sodium channel and clathrin linker 1-like, yielding MDDQQIEFLNDQVKRLTIQLAKYRNQELKDEEETPLDQPGPPAPWLTDKSVLSPLIEEYDQQIQQLEEERDILKDELARLKPEFERLISENNKLVQDLRKTVENQLGGASDGEFSPSNDQEQILQNLQMQAESALQEKDAALDRWQEADQEIDRLQRELQNEKDSHQWRVVEQQAHQMQSEYYETVTVLNKEIEALQNDLRSTRDQLDMANTEVRELKRSNKDIEQQLIWKDQEIADVIFKEGMSDSRVGELKKIMDDTSQKLSSALKELDNVKAEKIALEVRVTELKKRGDELEKKEFDYVAQVRDAVQMVENSVIEKDQAEMEVKQKEEEIEKLQEALNKLINDAGVRTRQEVDSVRKQCNERISKLTVELHTLEMDNAEKEEQIKRALRDKRNVEAELEKVIKEGYAQAVKDKGAYEDINRRAIQAERMRDELLVKVDNLTSSLRREEMNQEQVKSKLEKELAELKQRKAAMDVDFEHLNEDRIKLQNDVDEMKKRVGLAEKDKETAQRKYQKEMAILENDMQQKIQDYEVRLQCSDEASRKTIGELRNLLQGQQRMSARWKEECQSITEKFECKINDLRSEVSHLKKRNDELTSLLRESQTKTLEAERMITDYAKNIYRIEERMRDSEARAAEASKQLARQSVRERQMANEKRSLMQELQRSTMESSINRNPDALLVSDLASSHHSVKSVNAS